taatatattgatGAATCAGAATAAAATGCACTTTTCTACCATATTAAACGTAGAAGAACACGTAGAGAGAAAACAATGACGAGTTATATCATAAATGATTAAATGCTATCAAATTTGTGCGCTGTATGGCAAAATACACGTATTTAGGAGCAAAAAGACATTAGGAATTGAAGACTTAGAACTTGAGGCCAGATTGAACCTCGTGCATCGTCTTTGCGGATTTTTGCAAAAGATCGCGCTCTGTGTCCGTAAGCTGCTGCAGGACGACTCGGGATACTCCGTTTTCGCCCAGGACGCAAGGAAGGGACAGAAATACGTCCTCGGTGATGCCGTGGAATCCCTGAAGAAATACAATTGAGACGGTAATTTTTGCGAAATCGTATCGCAGCACGAGAACTATTCGTGACATCTCGATGATAATGACTCACGTTGACGAGAGTGGAGATCGCGTGGACGGAGCTCATATTGCGCAGAATCGATTGCGCCAAGTTTGAAATGCTCAGACCAATCGCCCAGGAAGTGTACCCCTTTAGCTTGATCACCTCGTACGCACTCCAAACCACCTGCTTGTGGATTTCGCCCCAGTTCTCCGGGTCCTGATCGGTACCAACTTTGTCGTTCAGGTCGCGAAGACGCACTCCAGCGATGTTTACACCTGACCATACGGGAactacgaaaaaaaatgtgctcTAATtgtagcaaaaaaattgtttgccgtaaaataaaaataaataattctctCAATGTGTCTACAGCTGTATCGGTGTAACCAAATTCATATTAGGGTTGAAAATTTAGACCTTAATTCGAACTTTCTGaacgcatgtatgtataatattttggtTGAAATATTTACCGCGACGGTATCATGGTGAGTAATTTTGGACATATCGACTAGTCTTTCACACAAGTCTGGATACTGaagggaggaaaaaatgtGTTCAAAGTGAAACCAATATGGCGGCCACAGTCAGCCTGCTTTTTCAGCTGATGattaatattcttttcacTCTTTTCATTATTCCACGCTATATGCACTCGAAGTTTTGGCAATATGTCGTTGCATGcgctgacaatgagtaataatgataataacaaattGACCTACTTTACACGCCATATTAGCCTCACTTTGTTCAAACAAAGTAGTGTGCAGGTGGTTTAGAAATATCCAAACTTGTGCACAAGATCTAGTTCGAAATTATCGACTTGAAAGTTTCCACGTACCACTTGTGTCACCGTGTTCTCCGATCACCCATCCGTGGCAGGATGTCGGAGCGATTTCGAGTCTCTGCGAGAGGAGGAAACGGAAGCGAGCAGAGTCGAGGTTCGTGCCGCTTCCGATAACGCGATTCTTTGGCAGTCCCG
This is a stretch of genomic DNA from Neodiprion fabricii isolate iyNeoFabr1 chromosome 2, iyNeoFabr1.1, whole genome shotgun sequence. It encodes these proteins:
- the LOC124175526 gene encoding L-lactate dehydrogenase-like, producing MTSIKERLLKTVVEPVSGGKNKITIVGVGQVGMACAFSILTNSVSSDVVLIDVMADKLKGEMMDLQHGSAFLKNARINASTDYAATANSTICIVTAGARQREGETRLDLVQRNTDIFKGIIPQLVKYSPETTLLIVSNPVDILTYVAWKLSGLPKNRVIGSGTNLDSARFRFLLSQRLEIAPTSCHGWVIGEHGDTSVPVWSGVNIAGVRLRDLNDKVGTDQDPENWGEIHKQVVWSAYEVIKLKGYTSWAIGLSISNLAQSILRNMSSVHAISTLVNGFHGITEDVFLSLPCVLGENGVSRVVLQQLTDTERDLLQKSAKTMHEVQSGLKF